The Crassostrea angulata isolate pt1a10 chromosome 1, ASM2561291v2, whole genome shotgun sequence nucleotide sequence cTTGGGAAAGATTTTTATTGTGCCATCtttgaataattgttttaatttgtatttttaatgaacTTGAAAAAGAGATCAGTTTGATGGTTTTTGTTAATATCTATATTCTTTAACAATGGCCagttatttttcacattttatatttatatcttatacatttatataattttgcgTATGTGTTCAGTTTTATGAGATTAAACTTTTGCTAGATTAAGAAATAGATCTTTGATATTCATGTATACCAAGAGATTATtgtatttatgaaatgcatATATAGAGTGAAGGGAAAAAAGAAACTGCATAAGTTTGTATGGCATAGATAGAATCAATTTCGcattagttacatgtacatttaaaaagttaatCAACAAgcgtcaaatttaaaaaattacaaacacaAGAGTATAACTTTAATTTATCCATAGAGAAAGGTGATCTTATGATTTGCAGAATGAAATCAGTGTGTTAAATTAACCATGGCCATATTATATATTggattttgtttcatttttctaGTCCACAACAAATAAGACATTAACAATGCACTTTCATTTGAAACTAACCATTAAGTTTGACTGCAATGAGCCAGTTgtcagtatatatattttatgaatagaTGCCagtactttttattttattaatgccTGTAACtaatatgatttaatacatttacaagGCATGAACATGTAACTGTATCTATAAAAGAAGATttgcttcttcttttttttttgcctgcATCTTCATTCCTGATTTGAGTTCATGGATTTATTGGTGCTATATctattatttttacatatatgtatgcaGTGGCTGCTATTTATTATTTAACCTGTTATAGATCTagccttgtacatgtatatatattgtctTTTATTCACTGCGTAGTAAATGAAATGTTAGATAATGTCCCTCAACTACCGGGGTATGTCAGAGTTATGTAGATGGAGTTGTTTTATTGTGTGAGCTTGTTAAAGCTTTGTTGTACTGATTTGATTACGATTTGATTCATCGAATGCTCTCGAAGCGTATATGTCACTTTGGACAAGCTAGTGTGTGAAAATTTAGACTATTAAAAAAGTTGCTGTTGTGTGAAtttcaatttgtacatgttgttactaaatgatGTCTTACCACTTGTTTAGGCCACCCATAGCAGTAGGATAAGCTTGTAATTGTTAAGTTTCCGATTGTCTTCCCACCTATTGACATTGTTGCCAGTTATAGGAATATTTATCATTGTTACTGAggacaactctctctctctatgaTCCGCCCTTATCATCTTCAGATATACAATgtatcatgtacatgtttttatgcTTTGAACAATCAGTACAGTTGAGTTGTGTACATGTAGCTATTTTTAACTTTCAATTCTCTTCAAAGAAATCAACAGccgtttgtaaaaaaaaaaaaaaaaaaaaaaatgaaaattttgcccCCAGTTTATTTTCTACCATTTGCTCTCATTGCCGAGATACCATAatttgaattacattgtaattgGACTTACAATGTATCGgattttgattttatactctcTTTGGACAcatgataaacattttttggTGTGAATTTACAACATTGTGAAATCTTTAACATGTTAATGTGTGATAGGGAGAAACAGCCTTGTAAGTTGTATGCAGAATGTACgtcgtacatgtatgttttatttcagcagtgCACTGCAGTTGTATACATTTTAAGTGATTATTTGGTCAGTTGATTACAAGCAATTGTATCAACTTTTATCTaagtatgtttatttattttagttaaataaaaatatgaaatattgatcattttcatttcattgttaTATGTACACATGCAGTCACATGAGAAAAACTCCTGCAGCCATGCAAAGAATaccacaaaatgttaaaaaaaacacattttcatttgaaattaacCTAGCAAGAATGGTtacaatcaacatgatcaagaTGGGAATTTGGTACCCTACAGTTATTTTCTTGcatttattatgtattttttcctcCCGTGATGAAggctacatgtaaatgtaacatgtacattaatgaaaataaaataaaaattattgctcaaattaaataaatgaacagTGCATTGAAATTTATTGACAGCTTATATGAAAACTTGTGTCTTTttcggcaataatgggtactctCACGTTATATAGCATAAAAGTTGCAAAAGGTGAAACCTTTTCTGAGAAAAATTATACCCCTCTCTCAGTTACCATGGTTACATCATACCAATGTCATTTTGCTTCGTTTGTTTATTTACAGTACGCGGAACTTAATCCGGAAATAAAATATCCAACCGTCTGTCATGTGCTTCCGGGTAACGTGTAAACAATACGGATTCCAGATTCCATATTGAACTCCTTCCATAAACAATAAGCATgatgatatatttataaaaagaatatGATCTACTTGTTTAAGTATGTGTCCTACACTGGTTGTCAGTTGTTGATTGTTCTTCGTttggtaagtacatgtatgcggTTCTGTGATGTCACGTTTGTTGTTTAAGGTGGTTACGTTGTACACGAATTCTAGACGTTTCGTGACCAAGACGGTTCGTGACCCGGACGTTCCGAGACCTTATAAGATTTTTCGTGACCAAgattattttttgcgtaattAATAATGTAATACAGTTAATCAATTCCTAATAAATCAGAGGAAATGCGGATTGATCGTACGTACGTGATATCGTGAGTaagtaaaactttttcatggatgataaaaagtaagtttaattcgtcatttttatatgatgttaaattatttgattaataaatctaaataaactgtagcattgtagttataacataatatgaaattagTTCTATCATGTCGATGATAATATGGTATTCCGGTGTCTTTTCATTAACGTTATATAATGGATACCATTGTACATAGTGTGTATAATTCTAACATTTCAAGACTTGTACCCTTATCATATTTATTAGGAAGTTGTCTTCATTGTCATTGTTAATCATATAAACccatgttttatgttttaagGCTGGGTGGGCATATTATGCATTTAGGATCATATCTCATATATAATTAGTATCTTGTTGCTTGGGTGTCTTTTTTgacaataatttatatatttcttcttctcaTCGAAGTCAGTATAGTACAATGTACTAAAAAACCCACTGTGACAGGCATCCTACCTTCTTTATCATTGACTTGGccattatttaacattatgaaggaaacaaattcaatgataagttgtaatcatttaatatttaataaagctATAACAGGCATAGAAACAGTAAGACATGACATTATTTAGAGGTAATTAAATATGTGAAATAACAATACTAGTACTGCATCTACAAACAGCTATAAGCACTACATATCAAAACATAATGCATAATCAAAATCAGCATTACACATCAAAACATTATGCACATCAAAATCAATCACATGCGCATGAACAAATAACAGTTACATaacaattttgttattttaaatatatgtgtttataatgtaaaaaatatattttacttaccATTCATGTTTTCTTCGCTGTTGTCTTCTTGAAGTCGCAAGAAAAAGTGACATTGGGAAGCCCATGTGTTAACAAGGTCTCTTCATTAACCTCCTCATAATTAGTACCTCACCCCTTCTATGTGTACGGGTAATACACCGTCTAATAGCACCTAGTAGCCCCTTCCATGTATACTAGGAATACCCCGCTGTCATCTTGTTGTTTTAGCAATTAAAAGATAACACATGCTTAAGTACAGTACCTTTGATTGTGTATACGTAATTATATTACTGTTCTATATaggaaataaattaatatgtttaCAAATCTACCTTATTTCTTCgtgtttatatttaattattatattaattatatatatcctCTTTGTAGTTAGTTGTTTTTAACTGCTTTTATTCACGGAATAACGTTAcgtgaattttttttgtcacaATTGCATAATGGTTTTGGTTTTGTGTTTCttcgatgttttttttttatatatgagttatgataataaaaagataACGAGGTTTTGTATTTCCCAACGgtttaataaagaaatatttatcaagTCCCTAAACGTCGTAATGTAGGTCACGAAAGATCCAGGACCCGAAAGGTCTGGGTCACGAAACGTCTTGTGAACCAAGTCACGAAAGGTCCGGGTCACGAAAAGCCTTGCATCCTTGTACACGGCCTTTGACCACATGTACCGTGTGGATATACTGTATTGTATATCCAGATaacataaaatcattaattattttactttctgGCTTTTCGTACATTTGTGAAAGAAAGAattaacattttgatttttatgttcATTAATGTTTCTTATACAGCTCTTATTAGCTAGATCTTACAAAAGATAGAAAACAGTAAACATTTCCTGTAATGAAATTTTTCCTGTTGAAGAATGATATAGGCATTGTTATTTTCCATATGATGTATCAATCCCTATTTTTACAATCATTTATACGTTCAGTAATTCTTTAGAATCATTTGTACACATGCCATTTTTACTGTAATATTGAGTGAAAAACTAATGTGccaattaatgaaatatttgtattatAAATTGACAATGGGTTTTTATGGTACACAAGAGCATACATTCCTTCACTCTTATATACACATGCAGATATTGGTGTATTAAAGCAGCTATGGTTTAGATTATGTGTAtatgtggtatatatatataatatgataactGCTGGTCATCGTGTTACTAAGGCTCAGTCCAATTAAGTAGagtagtggacaatgcactagCTCGCTTCGCCACAACCCAAATTTGATCTCTATGAACTACAGTGATTAAGGGTATGGTGGTCGcctgcttggacacgtgggttctctccgggtattCTGGCTTCTTTCCACATCAATGACCCCCTAgggctaacatccgtgccaacaagagatattaatatgagttaatttgttgaaattgttgatcaatcgttgttaaataaataaagttattaaataAGGATGGCTGCTGCAtggaaataataatttatttactaattaccagtattaaaaatatcttacaTTTCCTTATATGCTGTAATTAATTATGACACTTTTTAGATTAATTAAGACTGTAAGTCTATTAATTATGTTTGTGATAATAGTTTTATACATATCATTAATTATACGTTAATTAATCTGTTTTCAGTCGTAATAAAAGAATAAACACAATGTCTGGAGCTCAGGAAATAGAAGTTGACAAGGATACGGGGAACCCGTCCAAGGCGTGGGAGAGGATCCGAGTCCACCAGAGATACTATCGGTGTGATCCCTTCCCACCAAGTACCGCCATATCTGAGGACAAAATCCGCTTTGTCTGTATCTCCGACACGCATGGGAAGATTGAGGGGTCCAAACTACACATGCCCCCAGGGGATGTAATGTTGCATGCCGGAGACTTTACTCAAAAAGGACATATGAATGAAATACAGAAATTTAACTCATATTTAGGTAAGTgaagacatgttttaaaaaagtactggcagagaaaaaattaatttattttgatcaaCCATTGATCGAAtatcattttgtttcattttttagataatatATAGAAAGGATATTGAACTGAGActgtttttttattaaggaCTTGGGAAAGATAACCAATTTTTagattcaatcatttttattctaTCAATCATTTCATTCTGTTTTACAACTTGTCttattttcttaatataatTTTGACGTGTcagtaaatgaatatttttatttacagttaATATATGCGTTTTGCACAAATAAAAATGAGATGTATGCGTTTCTTCCAGATAGTGTAATAGAGTGATGActtaatttatgaattatttatatatatttaatagcaCATACATCTCATTTCTATTCTAAATTTAACAGGTGCTCTGCCTTATAAAGTAAAAGTAGTCATAGCTGGTAACCATGATTTGACCTTTGATGACAACATCACTGAAGCATCCCTTAGAACGTTTGGTGTTCAGAAATCTACCGTCGAGTCTTATTTGAGTGAAAGGGGACTTAAATCTGTGAAGCAAATGTTGACAAGTGCCATTTACCTCGAAGATTCACTGGTAACAGTCTGCGGAATCAAGATTTATGGTGCTCCATGGTATGTGACAGTCGATCATAAACACACAATGCAATTATTGAAACATTATCTCGATCAGTCTGTTTAGAAGAAGCAGGTGTAAGATTGTACAATTCTCATTTATCAGACATAATTAAATGTTACATGTTGAATCGTTCATTGTTTATACTGGTTGTGGCATTCGTTAACTTAAAGgtattttacatttgttttgagAATTACATAGAGCTCATTTCAAATTACTCTTGACTTTTTACTTTAACCGAGTCAATGCGTGCATGTGTACGTCAGCCGCTCGACAGACTCTCACTAAAAGGGAAAATTGACAGTATTTTGAAACAAGTTCTATACAATCAGCAAAACTATAAGAAAAATTGGTATTgccattaaaatattaaataatagttTGCATGTCAAATTTAAGATTTCCTCCTCTGTAATGATGGCGTAGATTGATTTGGAATGATTTAAAAGTCATATCATTTAAAAAGAGGAAGTATGAAAAATTCGAAATTCAATAGAATTAATTTGAGACCCTAGCTATTACTAAAAGTAAAGCAGGAGAGAATTTACAGCAATTGATTGCAAATTAGTCCTGTCTGTCTCCTCTCTCTTGTTCTTTCTGTCTGTATATCTTGCTTCTTTCGATCCCTCTCTCATGTATATAATACTGTACAATCATTACAGGCAGCCAGTGTTTTGTGACTGGGGCTTCAACCTCAAGAGAGGGGAGgacattttaaagaaatggcAGACAA carries:
- the LOC128176180 gene encoding metallophosphoesterase MPPED2-like isoform X4, which translates into the protein MSGAQEIEVDKDTGNPSKAWERIRVHQRYYRCDPFPPSTAISEDKIRFVCISDTHGKIEGSKLHMPPGDVMLHAGDFTQKGHMNEIQKFNSYLGALPYKVKVVIAGNHDLTFDDNITEASLRTFGVQKSTVESYLSERGLKSVKQMLTSAIYLEDSLVTVCGIKIYGAPWSPKHFRRMALQLRRGKELKNVWDKIPNETDILISHSPPCGHGDLTGGNNNVGCVELLNTVQKRVKPKFHVFGHIHEGYGVTSDGYTTFINASTCTRRYLPTNAPIVFDFIIPEGHSKEELLHMEGHS
- the LOC128176180 gene encoding metallophosphoesterase MPPED2-like isoform X1, whose translation is MYRVDILRNKRINTMSGAQEIEVDKDTGNPSKAWERIRVHQRYYRCDPFPPSTAISEDKIRFVCISDTHGKIEGSKLHMPPGDVMLHAGDFTQKGHMNEIQKFNSYLGALPYKVKVVIAGNHDLTFDDNITEASLRTFGVQKSTVESYLSERGLKSVKQMLTSAIYLEDSLVTVCGIKIYGAPWSPKHFRRMALQLRRGKELKNVWDKIPNETDILISHSPPCGHGDLTGGNNNVGCVELLNTVQKRVKPKFHVFGHIHEGYGVTSDGYTTFINASTCTRRYLPTNAPIVFDFIIPEGHSKEELLHMEGHS
- the LOC128176180 gene encoding metallophosphoesterase MPPED2-like isoform X2 — encoded protein: MYRVDILRNKRINTMSGAQEIEVDKDTGNPSKAWERIRVHQRYYRCDPFPPSTAISEDKIRFVCISDTHGKIEGSKLHMPPGDVMLHAGDFTQKGHMNEIQKFNSYLGALPYKVKVVIAGNHDLTFDDNITEASLRTFGVQKSTVESYLSERGLKSVKQMLTSAIYLEDSLVTVCGIKIYGAPWQPVFCDWGFNLKRGEDILKKWQTIPADLDILMTHGPPVGHGDLTGGNNNVGCVELLNTVQKRVKPKFHVFGHIHEGYGVTSDGYTTFINASTCTRRYLPTNAPIVFDFIIPEGHSKEELLHMEGHS
- the LOC128176180 gene encoding metallophosphoesterase MPPED2-like isoform X3, which gives rise to MDDKNRNKRINTMSGAQEIEVDKDTGNPSKAWERIRVHQRYYRCDPFPPSTAISEDKIRFVCISDTHGKIEGSKLHMPPGDVMLHAGDFTQKGHMNEIQKFNSYLGALPYKVKVVIAGNHDLTFDDNITEASLRTFGVQKSTVESYLSERGLKSVKQMLTSAIYLEDSLVTVCGIKIYGAPWSPKHFRRMALQLRRGKELKNVWDKIPNETDILISHSPPCGHGDLTGGNNNVGCVELLNTVQKRVKPKFHVFGHIHEGYGVTSDGYTTFINASTCTRRYLPTNAPIVFDFIIPEGHSKEELLHMEGHS